ATATGGATGGGATCACGATTACGGGCGGAGACTGGTCCTATACGAACTTACGTCATGCAGATTTAAGAAAACAGGATTTGCGAAAAATACGCTTCAAGGAAGCTGATTTATCCGAATGCCATCTGGAAAAGGCAGATTTGCGGGAGGCGGATCTTACTCGGGTAAGGCTGCACAAAGCCCACCTTCAAGGAACAGACCTGCGCGGTGCGAAGATGGATGGCGTGAATTTTAAAGATTTGGACATCACCGGAGCTAAGCTAGATATCGAGCAGGCCGTAGCAGTGGCCCGCTCCTATGGAGCCAAGATAGATGGTTAAAAGCACGGAGATACAAGGGCTGTCTCGACCTGTGTTACCCCGTGCTGGAGAATTGGAGAATACTAAGTCTGAAAAATTATTCTTTATGGGATGCCGGCAGTAGCGGAATCGCTGCTGCCGGATTTTGATTTGGCAACTGATCAACTCCCACGGGATCTAGAGGCTGCTGTGGTACTGTCCAGTTGCGTGCCGTATCTGCGGCAGTTTGCTGCTCCAGCAGGCGTTTGGCCACTTCGTAGCACTCATCAATATGCCGGTTGCCAATGGTCCGCATTGCAGTAAAGCCAATCGCTGCGGCTAGTCCTTGCCCCAGTAGAGGGACAAACTTGCTAACCTGCTTGGTGGCGATGCGAATGCCCATTTTCTGCAAAATCTTCACGATGGCTTCTCGGGTGATGAGTCGTCCGATTAGCTTGCTGCCAATTGAAGTGATAAAGCCATACACCATCGACTTTGTTTCTGCATCCAAACCCTCCAACTGCTGCTCAGATAATCCGAATTTTTCATTAATGGCAGGCAGTAGCTGCATCAAAATGCCGACATCAGCAAGAACGTCAGCCCCTGGAATGGGGACCAATACAGCTCCCCCTGAAGCTGCGGCCCTTTTCGTCACCATGGATTTACACTCTTTGCGGATCTGCTCCAACTCTTCTATTGTTCGGACTGTCATATGCATCTCTCCTTCCTACGCTTCCGATTAGGACCCATGCCTCTACCCTGTTATTACACACAATTCTACCTTTTTTAAGCATGGAGCAGATAAAAAAATCCCTGATGCACGTACTATCACACATTTACTCCTGTGTAGCGATCAGGCATAATGAAGGATGGTTGCCGATAAAAGAACAAGCCTGTTTTACGGGGATAAAGGAAGGAAGAGACAGATGAGTCAGACAAACGTTTATTTTAATCATGATGGTGGAGTGGATGATCTAGTATCCCTGTTTATGCTGCTTCAGATGGAACAGGTTCATTTGACCGGAGTATCGGTTATTCCAGCAGATGGTTACCTGGAGCCGGCGACGGATGCCAGCCGTAAAATTATTGATCGTTTTGGACAAAATAAAGGGCCTGTTGAAGTCGCCAAGTCTAATTCACGCGGTAAAAATCCGTTTCCTGCCGCTTGGCGTTTACATTCCTTCTATGTAGATGCATTACCTGTGCTGAATGAATCGGGGCGAATGGAAGCACCGCTTTCATCCCTGCCAGCTCATCAGCATCTAATTGAAAAGGTACGCGGAGCTGAAGGTAAAACGCTGTTGCTATTCACTGGACCGCTAACCGATCTGGCACGGGCGCTGGATGAAGCACCGGATATTGAAGCCAAGATTGAAAAGCTGGTATGGATGGGCGGCACCTTTGAAAAAGGGAATGTGGAGGAGCCGGAGCATGACGGTACCGCAGAGTGGAATGTGTTCTGGGACCCGGAAGCGGCCTATCGAGTATGGCAAAGCGGCATCACAATTGATCTGGTAGCGCTGGAAAGCACAAGCAAAGTGCCTTTAACTCCAGCCGTACGCAATCGTTGGGCTGCCGAGCGCCGATATGAAGGCGTTGATTTCCTGGGCAATTGTTACGCAGGATGTCCTCCGCTCGTGTATAGCGAGACCAACTCAACATATTACCTGTGGGATGTACTGACCACTGCATCTGTAGGACGCCCGGATATTGTCAAGAAAAAGACCGTGCATTGCAGCGTTATCGCAGAAGGCCCAAGTCAGGGCAGAACGGTGGAACAGGCGGATGGACGCCCTGTGAACCTGGTATATGATACAGACCCGGAAGCTTTCTTTACGTATATGGCGGATTTGGCCAAGCAGGCTGCTCCCAAACGTTACTAAATCCAACTGTCCACAAACGTGTGGCATACAGTGATCATACTGCCTAGTGCGTATGCATAGCTAAAACCCGTGACGTTATCCGTCACGGGTTTTATTAATTGGCCCAATATGATCGCAAGCCTACCGATTGTTCAGGCTGACTCCTGGTATATTTTCAGGGTAAACTGGAGCGTGATCTCCGTCCCTCTGCCAGGTTCGCTAATCCCTGTCATTTTACCATTCATTCGTTTCAACAGCTGTTTGGTAATCTGCCAACCCAAGCCGGGATTGTCATATGAGGGAGAGTACCCATGGTCATGCTCAAGCCACAATTTCAGCTTATTCGGAGATATACCAATTCCGGTATCCTTCACCCGTACTTCCAATTCAACCTCAGGTGCATCGGCCACAGATTGAGTGGTCGCAGATAAGATGACTGATCCTGTGCTTGTAAACTTCACTGCATTATCCACCAAATTAATCAGCATACGCCGAATTTTAGCCTCATCCCCGATAAAAATAGGCGAACTGGCAAGATTCCAATCCAGCTTCAATTCTAAATTCCGTTGCACAGCTACTTCTGTGTACAAGCTCAACACATTTTCCATCATCGTTCTCAGGTCAAACGGGTCCTCAAGATCATCAATCTGTCTGGATTCAATATTGCTATAATCCAAAATATTATTCAGCAGCATCAAAAGTGAGCGACTGCTCGACTCCATGATACTCATATATTGCTGTTGTTCTTCTGTTAACTCCGTGGTCAGCATGAGATCCGTGGCTCCCCAAATTTCAGTGAGCGAAAACCGAATTTTATTACTCAGGGAAGAAATCAAATCCAGCTTGTTCATAGAAGAGACTTCAGCATCGAACTTGTCTTTTTCCAGTTCTACCACATAACCCAGAAATACAGCCATAGCCTGAAGAGCCTTTATTTCCGTTTCTGTCAAATGGGCAGATGGCGCATCCAAAACACAAATGGTTCCGTAAGCCTGACCATCTTTCATGTGAATAGGAATTCCTGTAAATGAGTGGTTCCCAATGGTTTTAGTCACATCTAAACCACATGTGTGCGGGTGAGTAGACGTTTCCGAAATGGTGAGATAATCGGCGGAATGGTTCAGCACCAGACTGCAATAGCTAAGCTCAAAAGGAAGCTCCTCACCATTGCGAACCAGTACCTCTTCCCGGTTAAATGAATCTAAAATCACATTGGTAACCCCATCATTAGCGGCAATAAAAATGGTATTTACATGTAAAATATCACTCAGCACATCAATGACGTGTGCGGTAGCTTCTTGAATACTATTATAAAAACCTGTAGGTGAAGTAGTCATGTGTCTCCAATCCTGATGCAAAGTGGTGGTTATCAAAACTCTAGTAGTTTGTGTACCCCATTCCTGGTTCTCTGAAAGTGTTGTTGGAGCGTATCGTTAATTATACATGATTATTTCATTATAAACCGAGCTTTCTACTTCGATTTACCTATTCATTTGCACAAACCTTCATCTCCTAGGTCTAGTCTACAGTTTTTCTAAGAGGTATGGGGTATGCGAGTACACATTTATGAAATCATAAAATGATTTTTTTGGGTTTTTATACATTTGTTTGCAATCTCATCATATGAAAAAAGTGTAATTAAATAGGAGAATAGAACCAGTAAAATCATGTAAATATTCTATATAATAGGTTCAGAGGTGGAATTATGAATAGACTGGAAGCCCTAGATCACTTCCATAAGACCTATGGGGAAGCTGTGTTGAATCAGAAATTACATCAGGTGGCGTCTTTGTATGAGCACAGAAAAGAAGAGCTCATCTTCTCTTTTATCCAGTCCTTTCAATTGATCTGCCTGCAAGCGAATTCTGCAGAAATGGCCAAAATAAGAATCGGATATATTACCTATTCTATGCGGCGCACATATCTGATGGATCGCAATTATAACTATGTCATCGAGGTGTATGGTAAGGATTGGTACTTTGACCCTCAACCTTGGCATGGAACCTATGATGCAGGCTGGGCGTTCAGCTTGTTGGCAGAACTGGAGGACGAACTGAATCAGCTTCGAAAACCTTATATGAATAAGGTTATTCAGCCTGATGTCGAGCGATATGTCCTTCAGGTTGCGTGGGAATTTCATCAATACATTTTGAAATTAGCTAAAGACGCTATACAGCAGGCTGTACAACTCCCTGAATTCCAAGCATTGAAATGCGAGAACGATTTGGAAATAAGAATAGGAGAGTATAAAGGAATCAGTGAGGTGGTGTATCCAACAGCTTATGGAGTACTACATGATTCAACAGGATAATCGTATTACAGAGTATATGTTTCCAGTAGAGACAAATCGTAGACAAATGTTGGAATGGGCAGAACGCTCATTGTGTACTGATGAAGAGTCTATTTTGCAATGTTATGTATCAGGCGATGCGGACTATATTGATTTTATAGAGCAACCAGTAGCCATTGTTTCTGAGCAACTAAAGGAAATCTTTGATATATACCAAGCCGGATTACGCTGGAAGCTGATTGTTTTTGCTGATATGCAGCGTATGCAGCAAACGAGGTATTGGCTGGCTCATCCGCCTAGCCTGATGTGTTTATCACCACTTAGCGAATGTCATAGGGACGGTACACTGAAGAAAATCATTTTAGATGAATATGCAGTCGAGAATCATAAGATATTCAGGGTTCAGCATGCCAATCAGCATATCATTGTGGACCTAGATGTAGCTGAATGTATTTTGAAGTTTAATCTGGCTGGCTTGAAATTACAAAAGGTCGATACGGAGAGGCCGTCTATATAAAGGAGAGTCCAATCATGAGTGAGAGCTATGTAGTGGACGGGGCACAGATACAGTGTACCTATGGAAGTCATTCGGGCAGGTTTAGTGTTTCAGCTAACAGGGGGATTAGTATTGGTGATAAATTGCAGGGGAATATTCAGGATTTTCACCCGCAGACGCATATCCCATCTTTCGGCATGTGCCGTAGTATGCACAATCCTACAGTTTCTTCTGCTAACAAGGGCAATTCTGGAAGAATCATTCCGCAACCCTGCATACCCAGCGTGTCTATGCCTTGGTTGAATGGAAAGAAGGATGTATACGTAGATCAATCTCCGGCTCTGATGAGCTGCTCCACGAACCTATGCATGTGGTGCGGAAAAATTTCATTCACGTCAGATGGGCAGGAATAGCTACTCATTGTAGAAACATCACATGTTAAGACAAATGGGGGGAGTAAGATGGGACTAGCAGGAACTGTGCTGACTTATGGAAATATTAGAGTGAATGCGCCGTATGAAATTGTCCGTCTACTGGATGTTCAATTGACACTGAAGGTAAATGAGCACGGCAAAGTGTACATCACTGCTCTCATACCGGATGAAGATCATGCGAAATATGATGGTTTAGCGCATGATGAGGATGTGCTAGAGGTATACGAGATGGATGAAGATCGAGGCACAGTAAGCATCTTTAAAGGAATCGTCACCCATATTAGAATTGGATTCAAAAATGGTGTATATCACATGTACATAGAGGCAGCCTCTTTTACATATATGCTGGATCGACAACGGAAAAATCGTTCGTTTCAAAACAGCAGCTTGACGTATTATCAATTGTTTCGGGAGCTTATAGATAGCTATCCACACGGCGATTTTATTGACCTGACAGACAGCAACCAAAAGCTCGGCGGCTTTACTATTCAGTATGGGGAGAGTGATTGGGAGTTTCTGAAAAGGATGGCCTCTCATCTGCACACTGGACTGATTGCCGAGATTACATCCGTATTTCCGCGGCTATGGTTAGGTACCTCAAAAGAACAGGTGAAAGGTGAACTGAGCAGCATTAACTTTTCCCTCCAAAAAACAAAGTCAGGCCCCCAGTATACGTATGCTGAAGTGGAGGACACGAAACGTTTTGAACTTGGAGATGTGGTCTTGTTTCGACGAAAGCATTGGGTTATTGATCAGATTCATGCAGAGATGAAGCAGGGCATTATGACATATGACTACGTTCTCGTTCCAGAAGCGGGCATTCCGAGGGAGGTTATACATAATCAGTTTATCAAAGGTGCTTCTATTGAAGGGAAAGTTATTGAATTAAATAGCGAAAACGAATCCGTTAAACTTCACTTGTCCGTAGATTCCACACAGTCCAAAGCTGAAGGGTGCTGGTTTGCTTACCCCACTATGTATACCGGTGATGGGATCGGCTGGCATTGCATGCCCGAGCTTGGGGATCATGTCCATTTGTATTTTCCATCCAACAAAGAAAAGGAAGCTCGTGTAGTTCAATCCCTGCGTAAGAGAGACTACACAGGAGATGAAATCAGCCAGCCATCCAGAAAGCTGCTTCATACCAAATCACAAAAAGTGGCGAGATTCGATGATAAGGAATTGGCCCTCTCCACCCAGAAAGACAAGATACTTGTACGCTTAAATCCTGCATCTGGTATTCACGTGTACAGTCATCACGATCTTACCTTTCACGCCGATACAGACCTGGTGCTGCATGGCAAAAAGGTACAGATGACCGCTACTCGCGAAATATCTCTGACGTGCAAAACCAGCTATATCCGAACCGATGGAACACTTCATATCAAGGCTAGTAAGTTCATGAAAAATCAGATGCCTGATGCCGAATTGAAAGCTTATCAATCCCTGATTCAAGAATTGAAGGGGAAGGGATATCCACAATGGGTACAGGATTTGCTGCTTCAGTACAAAGCCGACTACTACAAGGCCGTGGCAGCAGGGGACAAAAAGGGGGCCAAGGAAGCAGCGGCCAAGGCCAAGCAATTGCGTCAGCAGGTGGCAGAAATAGATCGTATGCCTGCCTGGGCCAGAGCGCAAATGCATGGATACACGTCCCAATGGTGGGAAGCGCATGGCGCAAACGACAAGGCCAAGCAAAAGCAGATGCATCTTCTCGCCAACCAACTGCGTGACAACGTGCTAATCAACGAGCTGATTCGTGGTCATTCAGCCAAATCCTATCTGGATGCGAATCGGCTGGAGGAACTGTCCGGGCAATACGCAGATGCGGCCCATAAGCTGACCGTTGCTGACCAAAAGGCTATTGCTAAGGAAGCGGCCGCTCTGCGGAGTAAGTACGGGGTGAACAGTCAGCTTGCCAGAGAGAATTTGAACAAGCTTGCCAAGAAGTATCCAGACAGCTTCTCGTACAAGCTACCAACTACAGGCGATTGGGATAAAGAGCTTAACGCCGCACTGCATGATTTTGCGAAAAAATACGGCCTGGAGAATAAGGACTATGGTCGGGATGTACTGGCCGTATACCTGCATCAAGTAGCCAATGGTATTCTTCCATGGCCTAAGGTTAATAAGGCTGCAACGCCAGCAGCTCCAACAACGAAAACGGAACCGGGCAAGAAGACGCCGACTACTCCTGATAAACCGTCGAAAGAGGAAACGAAGCCATTAGATCCTAAGGATTATAAAGATGGATTGGTAGCGGTGAAAAAGATTGAAAGCTATATAAGTAGTAAAGGCATAAAAGGTAATCAAGCCCGGGCTCTGTACAGAGTAAACGATTATACCAATAACAGTATCATTCAAAAGAAGCTGTCCTCGAATCGTAAAGCACCGCTTGTGTTTTTCTTTGAAGGGGATGGTTCTTATAGTTATAAACAAGAAGACCACCCGGAAGGTCGATATGGAGCAATGGTAATTGTGGTGATAGACGGCGAGATTAAGTATACAAGCAAAAATGCCAGCACACTTCCTGATTATGAGAGCAAGTATAAAACGGTTAAAGATGGAGTATATGAGTTTGTAGGCGGGTTGCATTTGAGTACTTATCCTGCTTTGCGTATTCGGAATGGTGCACCAGTTCCAGCAACCAAAGGAAGTCAAAAAAAGGAGTGCACAGCAGAAGGTGTAAATATACACCAGGGCTATAATGCTGATAAAAAGCCTAAACCAACTTCGACAGCTTGTATAACGGTTCATAAAGACGAGTATGTCAGATTTCTGAGTTCAGTAGGCGTGGTGAAGAACTCATTAAATGAAAAAGCTAATCCTGTAGAAGGATTAGCTATTCTTGATCGGAAGGATAGAACAAAGTGAAGATAATCAGAAGCATATTAGTCATTCTTTTTTTAATTATGTTGTCAGCATGTAATGCTTCTCCAAAAGACCCCACTTCCTTTTCTTCGAAAACAGTAGGTGTGACTTCAGAAGCGATAGCATCATCTAATAAAGATAATAAAACGGAGCTTGTTAAGGA
This window of the Paenibacillus polymyxa genome carries:
- a CDS encoding DUF4280 domain-containing protein, with the protein product MSESYVVDGAQIQCTYGSHSGRFSVSANRGISIGDKLQGNIQDFHPQTHIPSFGMCRSMHNPTVSSANKGNSGRIIPQPCIPSVSMPWLNGKKDVYVDQSPALMSCSTNLCMWCGKISFTSDGQE
- a CDS encoding contractile injection system protein, VgrG/Pvc8 family gives rise to the protein MGLAGTVLTYGNIRVNAPYEIVRLLDVQLTLKVNEHGKVYITALIPDEDHAKYDGLAHDEDVLEVYEMDEDRGTVSIFKGIVTHIRIGFKNGVYHMYIEAASFTYMLDRQRKNRSFQNSSLTYYQLFRELIDSYPHGDFIDLTDSNQKLGGFTIQYGESDWEFLKRMASHLHTGLIAEITSVFPRLWLGTSKEQVKGELSSINFSLQKTKSGPQYTYAEVEDTKRFELGDVVLFRRKHWVIDQIHAEMKQGIMTYDYVLVPEAGIPREVIHNQFIKGASIEGKVIELNSENESVKLHLSVDSTQSKAEGCWFAYPTMYTGDGIGWHCMPELGDHVHLYFPSNKEKEARVVQSLRKRDYTGDEISQPSRKLLHTKSQKVARFDDKELALSTQKDKILVRLNPASGIHVYSHHDLTFHADTDLVLHGKKVQMTATREISLTCKTSYIRTDGTLHIKASKFMKNQMPDAELKAYQSLIQELKGKGYPQWVQDLLLQYKADYYKAVAAGDKKGAKEAAAKAKQLRQQVAEIDRMPAWARAQMHGYTSQWWEAHGANDKAKQKQMHLLANQLRDNVLINELIRGHSAKSYLDANRLEELSGQYADAAHKLTVADQKAIAKEAAALRSKYGVNSQLARENLNKLAKKYPDSFSYKLPTTGDWDKELNAALHDFAKKYGLENKDYGRDVLAVYLHQVANGILPWPKVNKAATPAAPTTKTEPGKKTPTTPDKPSKEETKPLDPKDYKDGLVAVKKIESYISSKGIKGNQARALYRVNDYTNNSIIQKKLSSNRKAPLVFFFEGDGSYSYKQEDHPEGRYGAMVIVVIDGEIKYTSKNASTLPDYESKYKTVKDGVYEFVGGLHLSTYPALRIRNGAPVPATKGSQKKECTAEGVNIHQGYNADKKPKPTSTACITVHKDEYVRFLSSVGVVKNSLNEKANPVEGLAILDRKDRTK
- a CDS encoding pentapeptide repeat-containing protein → MFFYTDEVYEGRDFGSMDAREGEWRNCEFTRCRFRGVEMNESLVEGCTFVDCDFTGAILNASHYKESAFTNCLFTSANLFVVRFDNCKLVGSDFAGANMDGITITGGDWSYTNLRHADLRKQDLRKIRFKEADLSECHLEKADLREADLTRVRLHKAHLQGTDLRGAKMDGVNFKDLDITGAKLDIEQAVAVARSYGAKIDG
- a CDS encoding GAF domain-containing sensor histidine kinase; its protein translation is MTTSPTGFYNSIQEATAHVIDVLSDILHVNTIFIAANDGVTNVILDSFNREEVLVRNGEELPFELSYCSLVLNHSADYLTISETSTHPHTCGLDVTKTIGNHSFTGIPIHMKDGQAYGTICVLDAPSAHLTETEIKALQAMAVFLGYVVELEKDKFDAEVSSMNKLDLISSLSNKIRFSLTEIWGATDLMLTTELTEEQQQYMSIMESSSRSLLMLLNNILDYSNIESRQIDDLEDPFDLRTMMENVLSLYTEVAVQRNLELKLDWNLASSPIFIGDEAKIRRMLINLVDNAVKFTSTGSVILSATTQSVADAPEVELEVRVKDTGIGISPNKLKLWLEHDHGYSPSYDNPGLGWQITKQLLKRMNGKMTGISEPGRGTEITLQFTLKIYQESA
- a CDS encoding nucleoside hydrolase; translated protein: MSQTNVYFNHDGGVDDLVSLFMLLQMEQVHLTGVSVIPADGYLEPATDASRKIIDRFGQNKGPVEVAKSNSRGKNPFPAAWRLHSFYVDALPVLNESGRMEAPLSSLPAHQHLIEKVRGAEGKTLLLFTGPLTDLARALDEAPDIEAKIEKLVWMGGTFEKGNVEEPEHDGTAEWNVFWDPEAAYRVWQSGITIDLVALESTSKVPLTPAVRNRWAAERRYEGVDFLGNCYAGCPPLVYSETNSTYYLWDVLTTASVGRPDIVKKKTVHCSVIAEGPSQGRTVEQADGRPVNLVYDTDPEAFFTYMADLAKQAAPKRY